The DNA segment TTTAGATGCAGTTCGTGCATAAGGCATATGGCATAAAGGTCATTGAATCTAACTTTAGCCATAGATTGAGAAGAGAGGGAATTGAGAGCCCTAGATAAGGGAAGCAGTGTGAGATTATATACAACAGCACCTGGTTTTGAAGGAGATTGCTATTTCTTTCAAAAGGATAAGAAAAGAGTGGAAGGCAGCCACACTGAAGGAATTTATGTTGGATATTTTGAGTTCCTTAGTATGAAGTGTTATCTTCCACTGAGGGTCACCACGACAGTGACTTGAGGAGACTGACTAATTGTGTCCACTGGAGTCTACCAAGGACTGTCTAGGGCGACAGCAGGGTTTTCTGACTGACACAGCAGCCCCTGATGAACGCATTTGTGTTTCATGCTTTATGACATGGAATAAGCGATGTCAAGTATCTACTCATGTGTTTCCAAGTAGTACACAGAGAGTTTGtgaaaaatattaaagttatGGCATTTTATTCCTGCTCTCATCCAAAAGGGAAGATTGAGAAAGTGACCAGGGTATTAAAATTATATGATTTCAGCTTATCATGTAACAAAATCAGGTAACTGCTTCTCTAGTTTGGCCGGGTCTTCCCTGCTGGAGAAGCACACTGATGCTACGTAATTTATTGAAAGGATCATGTAAACAGCGGACATTTGACGCACATGCATGGACAGGCTGTCTTTGCCACATGCAAAGTTTTTCTTATTCATTGATGTCGTTTATGTGTGAAATAATACCTACCATCACCAGGAAGCAACACATTTTGAGCATCAAATTTTATCTTAATTCCATTTTAGTAGGAACTGCCCCAAGAGTGATTTACTGTGCATGCCTTCATCCCACAAAATGTTCTGATACTAAAGAAATTGCATTAACTTCTATACTCATTGCTATAAAAGATATGCTTTCATTGTTGGTTTGATTCATAATAAACACTTTATGGGAAACACGTACAAAAAAACAGACAATGGGGGCACTACACGTAGAAAACATGCTATTATAAGCAAAATGGTAAAGAATATAAACTTGAGTTTATTTTttagtgctagggattgaacatAGATCAGTCAAGCTCTTCCCAATAACAGACATTCCATCCCACCAAACCTTAAAATCCTAGGATCTACAGACCTCGGGCTATATGTATTAAATTATTATGGtcaacaaattaaaacaactaacAACTAAGGTCCcaaaaaaagcagaaattaaatgaaaaacaaacaactgaatctgtcttaaaataaaagttacataAAAGGAATTGATCGTGATGCAAACAattgcagagaaaataaaaaatgaaggtgGGGAAGAATAGGAATAAACTGCCAAGTATAGAAAACTGGCCAAGGGATGTGTACCAATAGCTAAGATGTAAGCAACATAGGAAAAATTTCATCACTGAAAATTTCTCAGCATGGTGATAATTTTTTGTTGATTTAAATATTCTGCTTTATCACATATTTATAGGCACAGTATCATTTTAGAGGTTCCCATGCTCTGCTGGCACATCTGGTCATTTGTGGTGAATTGATACACGGTTACAGACATCTGGGCACCTGGGCAGCACGGTGACACACAGCAGTGTGTGCTGTTGAGTCTTCAGCTCTCCCTGGGCAGCATGTCAGCATTCACTGTGGCAGCCACAGTGCCGTGAGCACCGTCTTCTGGGTTTAACAGTTAGTTATTCCATGCAGTTAGATCGCCTCTTCTCCTCAGTAAAAGATTCAAGGAATTTGAactaaaattgaaaaaattatGCACTACTGTGAAGAACATTAGTCACAGAAATTATTATGACCCTAATAATGCCTAATTTCTTTTAAATGCCCTCTTTATATTAGAGAAAATAGTAGAGGGAGACACTCCAGGGGTAAAGCGTTTGTTGTACAAGCAAAGGACCTGCAGTTGGATTCCTAGTATGTATGCTGATGTGGGGCACAGCAGTGCACATCTGcattcccagccctggagaggcacaGGCACAGGATCCCTGGAGGTCACTGTCCAGGTGGCCCAGTCACATCTgggagctccagggtcagtgagagatccttctcaaaagataaagtggGGAGTAATTGAGGAGGACATGCAATATCTTCATCCACACGTGTGACTGCACAtccatctgtgtatgtgcacacacacaaacacatcctatgccacatacacacacatgtatacatacctatgcatacaaacacaacacaataatgagagaaaatgaatttttatagCTATGTTGGGCTCAGATGGAAAGTGTCAAGGTGCGTTAAAAATCTGAAACACCGAATAAACAGAAACCCCACCTACAGAAGCCggtaataataaataatgttgaTCTAATGCTATATTCTTAGTCATGCTTTTAACTTAAGAGCATCTGAAACCTGGCCCATTGCATTGTTTCTCTAAACCACCTTGGAGCTCTTGAAGCCTAGTGGGTGATAGGAAGGGGTTATTGTGACTCTAATGGTTGCTCCACATATTCCATAAAAACAGTTGATCCTTAGGTGATATTCACTGTCAGCTGGGTAAACAGCTAAGCCATCCAATAAATGCTCattatttccaattttatttgCTACTCTCACCTGGTTTGCCTGTGTCAACACCAGCACCATTAAGGGCTATGGCCCCTTACCTGGGGGAAAGGCTTATATGTTCTAGCCACTAGGAGTCTTGTTTCTCAGCCCCTCAAAACTCCTCTTAAACAAACCTGAGAATcgtattttaaatgtatgtgtgtctctataTGGCCTGAGGCTTATGACTATAAATTACAACTCAGTTATATGATTTTTTATCAAAGACTTTCTCTATAACAGTTCATTTTTGCTCAGTTCAatccataaaaagaacaaaaaacaggTTCAGAGTATATAGGTTAAATACACCATCGAGTTCAGGGTGATATACATTAGATACAACATTGTGTTCATAATGGTATAGATTAGATACACCATTGTGTTCATAATGGTATAGGTTAGATACACCATTGTGTTCATAATGGTATAGATTAGATACAGCATTGTGTTCATAATGGTATAGATTAGATGCACCATTGTGTTCATAATGGTTAGATATACCATTGTCTTCATGATGGAATAGGTTAGATACACCACTATGTTCACAATGGTATAGGTTAGACACACCACTGCTTCACCAGTTCCCATTCTCCGTTTCCTCCCCTGTGTTACTGGGATCATACTTTATGGGATGGGTtgcataaaaagtaaaaataaaatactatatgGAAAATATACAATATTCCCCATAGTCCAAAAGCTTATATGGACACTTTACTCTtgcttaaagatttattttatttcagtcatgtgtatgttatgtgtctgtgtgtggttatgtgcacACAAGTATAGGTGTTCACAGCTGCTAGAAGAAGAGGGCTCAATCTGGTcataggcagctgtgagtcagaggataaggttttgaTGTGAGACATTGTCTCCTAGCAACGCCAGAGGCTGTACCAGACAGTCTCCCCAGCATGGCTCCCCCaatgtgagctgaacaaagacACAACAATAGACATGCCAGAGTGAAGGGTAAAGACCACCGGTACAGGCATCAGAGGAATGCTGGAGCGGGAGAaagagtcttccccagggaagagcacactgaCTGCTCATCCAATGGCAACTGGTTATTCCCAAAAGCACACATGTAAATGTACAGATGgagaaggttatatttaggaacatatatgtatgtacacatatatacaattgTACATATATGAATGTAACATTGAACAAAGAGGGCATGATTTTGaaggagagcaagggagatttATTGGCTGTTTTGCAGGAagcaaaggaaaaggggaaaataatGTGATTATATCTAAAtctcccaaataaaaaaaattaattaaaaatattcagagtAAAATTAGAAGgcatctttctgttgttgttttcttaaagaCAATATAGAAAAGGAGTCCCTGAAGTTTTGGAAACATTAAGAAAGTTCTTTCATCCAGAAACATCTACTAATGCTAACACTGAAATAGATTTCAACTTTTGCTGACTGTAATGTGACAGAATCATTGCCTTTTATCGACCGGAAATTCTGAATCTCCTTCGAGTCTGCATATGAGCTGGCCTTCGTGGCACTGAGTCTTGGCTCTGAACTAGTGTTCTCTGAGTGTGCTATCCTGTTTCCAGTTCCCCAAACACACAACAGGGCTTCCTTCTGGGCATTGCAAGTTATTTGTCTTTCAACTCTAATTGTAAGTAGAACATGAAAACCGCTTTTCTTGGAGAATTTACACAGGTTTGGAAGGTTCCGACAGGAAATACCATACTTACACTGATTCCTCAACACGTGGATATGTTTAAAGGTGTCATTAGCTCTGATCTCGGTTGCCATGGTGCAGCAGAGAGTGAAGGCTTGGACACAGTTAGGGCCTGTTTTTTTCACACGTTCTGCTCGCTGCTCACACGTTTCATGCTCACTATGTCTGGCTCCGTCATAACAACACTTCTTTACCACTGGATGTTTGTATGTAGCAGCTGAAACGATGTCAATACGCGTGTCCTTACCACCAACAGTCGTAGATCTCAAGTGTCAATTTCTCTACCATCAAAGGACTCCCTCACCAGATACTCggggaaaacaaacattttagatAGTTTTATGCGAGGaaataataaagaactgctttgttCGTGGTAAGGATCTGGCCAATGAAATCCTGAGTTTGTGTGAAGGATCATTTGAGGGGTGAACTGAACCTCCACAGGCATCTTTTCCCCACCCATTGCATTGCAATTAGGGAAAGCCCATGTCTTCTGCTCTGGTCTTGAATGCAGTAACCGCAGTGCTATACAATTTGTGGACTACCttgttctcttattttctgtTCCAGGTAATCTGTTGACTGGAGACTCACGCCTTGGGCTTCATCTATGAGCGGGAGAATGGTCAGTGTTACACTGTTGttatattacttaaaaatagGTCTTGTCCCTGCAATATGACCCGCAATACTCTCATCAACTAAATCGTTTGTTGACTTAATTACGTGTCActaattgtttatttttcctaaaatcaTGAGCCTAGAAAGATCCCCCATAAGCCAGGTTCCCATGGTGACTGTACCACTTCTATTATAAAGAACATGAATCCATAAATCTAGATGGCTTCTTCAAATATAACAGGCAAGCTGATCCCAGACTCCCGAACAGTCACCAAAGCATTAGAGCACCTTGAATTTCCACTTCGTGCTGCCAATCACTTACTGGCGTAAGACTTATTTTGAAGGCTTTATCTGTGAGAGAGAAGGAGGTGTGGAAGGCATAAAATCCTTCTAAAACAGTCGCACGACGGTATTCTGTTGCACATCATTGCGGCCCTCTAACAACCTCTAACAAGCACTGACTCCCTGGCCGGATACCGAACCAGGACTTCCCACCACCCTGGCCCAGGACCTCATCCCCACCTGGGAGTGGTTTGCATCAGTTACATTACTGAAAAGAATTACTGGGAAAAAACTAATGTTCTATAAATGAGTCTTAGATTGAAGATTACCATGTTCTTTGATGTCAAAGTGTGTTGTTCCATTGGTGGAAGTGTCTTCTCTATATTTAGCCTGAATCGTCCATCTACCATATCTGTGGAAACCAGATGTTTGAAATCATGGAGGGCAACAAAGAGTTTTAATTTATCAACTCTAGTAGTTTCTGTTTGGAAGAggtaagaatacacacacaccctaagtAAGTTTGGaggaaagatatttaaaaaataaatagacataactgaacatttcaaaaataaaataaattgtttaacaATTAGTTTTTCATATTGCATTCTTTTCCTACATATTTGACTTTAATATAGCAATTTTGTTAGGAGAACTAATAAGAATTTCAGAATTTACTTAATCCAGGAATATATGTTCAGTTcaaaatacagcaaaaaaaaTTTAGATTAATGTGTCTTGAAAGATGGCATGCTAGTGATGTAAATCACACCTCATATAAGCAAAATTATATTTGGAAACAAAGCACGGcttgtttaaagaataaaataacctGTCCAACAACCTTCGTTTAAAAATATTGAGTGAGGTTGAGCAGTGGtagcttatgcctttaatcccaggactttgggaggtggatctctgagttcaagctgagcctgtctacacagtgaggacagtcagggctacacagagaaactctttccttAAAGACCAAAGGCCaataaccaaaaccaaacaggcaaagaaaaaatTAGTGAGTACTacactgagattttaaaaaaggtCAAGACAGAAGAACCGCAGACCTTATAGCAAACAATCCACACCAGTTCAGATTCTCACACGTATTCTGAGCAGCTTTGATTCATATGAGTTATCGCATGTcactggggaaagagaaaaaccGTATCTACCATGCAGATAGGGGATGCGATCAATGGAGGAGATAGCACGGTTGTCATGACTATTGTCCTTGCTCAACAGGTATTTACCGAGGACCGAGGATGCTGAATTGCTGAGCTAAATGAACACTATGGACAAGGGCCTTGATCTTAAGGAGCCTGGGGTCTAACATGGGGAGGGGGTGATAAACGAAAAATGAGTAAgacatggagaagaaagaaaatacacaggaCAAGGAGGTGGAGAGTGAAGTGGACACTATGTCATATCCAGGGATGGCATTTGTACAAAGTGGCATTTTCCCATGCCCCAGAGAAGAGAACTATGAAGGAGAATGTGTTCTGTGCATAGAGGACAGCAGACACCAAGCTGCTAAGACGGGAGAGTGGAGTCTGATGGATTCCAGTGATCTGCCGTGGACAGCTGGCACGAGGTGACATCTGTGAAATCAGAATCATAACACAGCAGACTCGATTCTGCACTAGGGAGCCTATGGCATTTTAagaaattgtataattttaaatcaTCCAGATTATTTCAGCCTCCCAACTTCAGTCGACGATTTTCAGAAAGTGTTTTCAAAATGAGCCAAATACAATTTCCCTTAGAGAGGACACAGGACAAGTGACTCTAAAGTATTTCTACTGGAAATGTCTGCAGTAGCTATGCATAGTGTAGTATAGAATAGTATAGTATGGTACCGTATAGTGCAGTACAGTGTAGTATGGTATAGTACAGTATAGTACAGTATAGTATAGAATAGTATAGCTGCCCTTGTCTAATATAGTACAGTATAGTTATTATAGTGCAGTATAGTATGGTATGGTATAGTACAGTGCAGTATAGTGTAGCTGccagtatagtatagtatagtatagtatagtatagtatagtatagtatagctGCCCTTGTCTGAGACATCCTGCTCTATGGTCCTTGAGGGCAGGGATTGTAGGTCCTTGCATGTGAAGccaaataagacaaaatttcctagtctctctctctctctctctctctctctctctctctctctctctctctctctctctctctctctttcacactcgcgcacacccacacacacacacacagagacacacacacactcatttagaCTAAATCTCTGCACCTGCTAGGCATAAGTGCTCTCCCAGTAGACCATAACCTAACGCCTTCTCCCCAGAGATGGACACTCTGTTAGGATGAAAAGGTAAAAAGGACAACTGAAGattgttttctcttctaaatTGATTGCTCTCTCTATAGAAAGAATGGGTGGGAAATTCTtggaactttctctctctctctctctctctctctctctctctctctctctctctctctctctgtgtgtgtgtgtgtgtgtgtgtgtgtgtgtgtgtgagagagagagagagagagagagagagagagagagagagagagagagagagagagagagatctgtgtatttatttactaaaacaggGTTTTGCTATCTGCTGAAGCTGGCTGGCAATACCTACATCTAAGGGATTCTCTTTTCAAGGTGTGCTGGGAATCCGAGACTCCTGGTCTGCTGGGCAGTGCTCTGGTATCTGGAATTCATTTCTGTTCTGCTGAGAAGTGGACCTAACTTCTACCATCCTTTGGAAGGCTTCACATAGCCACATGTGTGCTGTCCTTGGTCAGAGCAGGTGCTCACTTAACCTTTCCTCTGCCCCACAAACAAAATttccaggtcttttttttttcataaaacaacTTATTAACAAACACTTTTACATACTTGGGGTTAGAAGGAATCTGGAAGTCAGGAAAAGACACAGCTCCAGTAAGATTGTTTCCTTGCACCTTGtcaacttctgatccttcagggtcctttagagaaataaaaaaacgTGCCCGCCTTATGTCATTTTTCGTTGTTATAAAGTAATACCTGTAACCAGGTAATTTTGGAAGACTAGAGATTTATCTTGGCCACAATGCTGGAGGCCAGGGTTGTAAGGAGATGACGCTGTGCAGGGAGGAGCTGCCCTGCTTTGACTCTGGATGGAGAAGCAGAACCGCAAGCAAGAACTCAGGAAGAGTTTGTTCATGTGACCAGAAAGCTCTGGCACAGGAACAGCCCTGCTCCGTGTATCCGTCTGTGAGGGAAGCATCATGGGACTAAGCACATACTTACTATGAAAGTTAAGACAGTTTCCCGTGTAACTGGCTCCAAGGCATCTCCCAGCGAAAGGACGCCAACCTTTACTGCAGAAGAAGTGATATCATCAAAAACCTTGTTGAGCAAGgactattctaatttttaaaacaagcatCATCAGGGTGAAAATGATTTAAGAGACAGTGAGTGACATTCTCaaagattaatatatattttaaaaaacatctttagccgggcggtggtggcacacgcctttaatcccagcact comes from the Microtus pennsylvanicus isolate mMicPen1 chromosome 9, mMicPen1.hap1, whole genome shotgun sequence genome and includes:
- the LOC142857548 gene encoding complement C5-like isoform X1, with amino-acid sequence MGFWEILLVLAFLEKSWGQEQTFAISTPVVFRVGVSENVMVQAHGHSDAFDATISVKSYPDKNVTYSSGSVSLSPENKFQNATILTIQDKQLSQGQSSFSYVYLEVVSKHFSKSEKRPILYDNGSLFVHTDKPVYTPQQHVKVGVLSLGDALEPVTRETVLTFIDPEGSEVDKVQGNNLTGAVSFPDFQIPSNPKYGRWTIQAKYREDTSTNGTTHFDIKEHDKAFKISLTPVSDWQHEVEIQDEAQGVSLQSTDYLEQKIREQAATYKHPVVKKCCYDGARHSEHETCEQRAERVKKTGPNCVQAFTLCCTMATEIRANDTFKHIHVLRNQFQIP
- the LOC142857548 gene encoding complement C5-like isoform X2 — translated: MGFWEILLVLAFLEKSWGQEQTRFAISTPVVFRVGVSENVMVQAHGHSDAFDATISVKSYPDKNVTYSSGSVSLSPENKFQNATILTIQDKQLSQGQSSFSYVYLEVVSKHFSKSEKRPILYDNGSLFVHTDKPVYTPQQHVKVGVLSLGDALEPVTRETVLTFIDPEGSEVDKVQGNNLTGAVSFPDFQIPSNPKYGRWTIQAKYREDTSTNGTTHFDIKEHDEAQGVSLQSTDYLEQKIREQAATYKHPVVKKCCYDGARHSEHETCEQRAERVKKTGPNCVQAFTLCCTMATEIRANDTFKHIHVLRNQFQIP